The following proteins come from a genomic window of Dreissena polymorpha isolate Duluth1 chromosome 1, UMN_Dpol_1.0, whole genome shotgun sequence:
- the LOC127850081 gene encoding septin-2B-like isoform X4: protein MNRRDRVGSGSTVSSVVSSFSKKAKEAGKENVPSKLPRGAANSKDVTGKARDTGASFKSREQVTPSRDSKDKAPAVNVRNGSTGSRSEVSSASSQSTLSRQASTASSVGSAGPEPVSPVPEVVTTTTVVESDPLSPTPQSPVSAQSTNIFLNEKGKITSPRFVNPDQSGYVGFANLPNQVHRKSVKKGFEFTLMVVGESGLGKSTLVNSLFLTDLYPERHIPSALEKVKQTVKIDASTVEIEERGVKLRLTVVDTPGFGDSLNSIDCFKPILQYVDDQFERYLNDESGLNRRHIIDNRVHCCFYFINPSGHGLRPLDIAFMKALHNKVNIVPVLAKADTLTKKEVLNQKTKILNQIEQYGITLYPLPDCDDDEDEDYKEQCKQLKEAVPFAVVGSNTIIEVKGKKVRGRMYPWGVVEVENPEHCDFIKLRTMLITHMQDLQEVTQEVHYENFRAERLASGQPMPSKKARDNGSADSREQVLQEKEKELRRMQEMVAKMQAEMEAQKQGGKQNGVRSHDV from the exons ATGAATCGAAGGGATCGCGTCGGATCAGGTTCAACAGTGTCTTCAGTGGTGTCCAGTTTCTCGAAAAAGGCAAAAGAAGCTGGTAAGGAAAATGTGCCATCAAAACTTCCAAGGGGTGCTGCCAACTCAAAAGATGTTACGGGTAAAGCTAGAGACACTGGTGCAAGTTTCAAATCTCGAGAACAGGTCACACCATCGCGGGATTCAAAAGACAAAGCTCCAGCGGTGAATGTTCGAAACGGGTCAACGGGTTCACGATCGGAAGTGTCATCTGCTTCAAGTCAATCTACCTTGAGTAGGCAAGCAAGCACAGCAAGTTCTGTGGGTAGTGCAGGGCCTGAACCTGTCAGTCCAGTGCCCGAGGTAGTCACTACAACCACTGTGGTGGAGAGTGATCCTCTGAGCCCTACCCCTCAGAGTCCAGTAAGCGCTCAGAGTACTAATATTTTCCTGAATGAAAAGGGGAAAATAACCTCGCCTAGG TTTGTGAACCCGGACCAATCTGGCTATGTGGGGTTTGCCAATCTTCCGAACCAGGTGCACCGAAAATCCGTGAAAAAGGGCTTCGAGTTTACGCTCATGGTTGTAG GTGAATCTGGATTGGGCAAGTCCACCTTAGTCAACAGCCTGTTCCTCACAGATCTTTACCCAGAGAGACACATACCCTCAGCACTTG AGAAAGTAAAGCAGACGGTGAAGATTGATGCCTCCACAGTTGAGATAGAAGAACGTGGAGTCAAACTGCGCCTCACAGTCGTAGACACACCGGGCTTTGGAGACTCACTCAACTCTATAGACTG TTTCAAGCCCATACTCCAGTATGTAGATGATCAGTTTGAGCGATACCTCAACGATGAGAGTGGGTTGAATCGTCGCCACATCATCGACAATCGCGTACACTGCTGCTTCTACTTCATCAACCCATCAGGGCACGG TTTACGGCCCCTGGATATTGCGTTCATGAAGGCCCTGCACAACAAGGTGAACATTGTCCCAGTGCTGGCCAAGGCAGACACACTCACCAAGAAGGAGGTCCTCAACCAGAAAACTAAG ATCCTGAATCAGATAGAGCAGTACGGTATCACCCTGTACCCGCTCCCAGactgtgatgatgatgaggatgaggactATAAGGAACAGTGCAAGCAGCTCAAG GAAGCTGTGCCATTTGCGGTGGTGGGCTCGAACACGATCATCGAGGTGAAGGGGAAGAAGGTGCGAGGTCGCATGTACCCCTGGGGCGTGGTGGAGGTGGAGAATCCAGAACACTGTGACTTCATCAAGCTGAGGACCATGCTCAT TACGCACATGCAGGATCTCCAGGAAGTGACGCAGGAGGTGCACTACGAGAACTTCCGCGCAGAGAGACTTGCATCTGGACAACCCATGCCATCAAAGAAGGCCAG
- the LOC127850081 gene encoding septin-1-like isoform X2: MNRRDRVGSGSTVSSVVSSFSKKAKEAGKENVPSKLPRGAANSKDVTGKARDTGASFKSREQVTPSRDSKDKAPAVNVRNGSTGSRSEVSSASSQSTLSRQASTASSVGSAGPEPVSPVPEVVTTTTVVESDPLSPTPQSPVSAQSTNIFLNEKGKITSPRFVNPDQSGYVGFANLPNQVHRKSVKKGFEFTLMVVGESGLGKSTLVNSLFLTDLYPERHIPSALEKVKQTVKIDASTVEIEERGVKLRLTVVDTPGFGDSLNSIDCFKPILQYVDDQFERYLNDESGLNRRHIIDNRVHCCFYFINPSGHGLRPLDIAFMKALHNKVNIVPVLAKADTLTKKEVLNQKTKILNQIEQYGITLYPLPDCDDDEDEDYKEQCKQLKEAVPFAVVGSNTIIEVKGKKVRGRMYPWGVVEVENPEHCDFIKLRTMLITHMQDLQEVTQEVHYENFRAERLASGQPMPSKKASSRRQQPSAQTEDNGSADSREQVLQEKEKELRRMQEMVAKMQAEMEAQKQGGKQNGVRSHDV, from the exons ATGAATCGAAGGGATCGCGTCGGATCAGGTTCAACAGTGTCTTCAGTGGTGTCCAGTTTCTCGAAAAAGGCAAAAGAAGCTGGTAAGGAAAATGTGCCATCAAAACTTCCAAGGGGTGCTGCCAACTCAAAAGATGTTACGGGTAAAGCTAGAGACACTGGTGCAAGTTTCAAATCTCGAGAACAGGTCACACCATCGCGGGATTCAAAAGACAAAGCTCCAGCGGTGAATGTTCGAAACGGGTCAACGGGTTCACGATCGGAAGTGTCATCTGCTTCAAGTCAATCTACCTTGAGTAGGCAAGCAAGCACAGCAAGTTCTGTGGGTAGTGCAGGGCCTGAACCTGTCAGTCCAGTGCCCGAGGTAGTCACTACAACCACTGTGGTGGAGAGTGATCCTCTGAGCCCTACCCCTCAGAGTCCAGTAAGCGCTCAGAGTACTAATATTTTCCTGAATGAAAAGGGGAAAATAACCTCGCCTAGG TTTGTGAACCCGGACCAATCTGGCTATGTGGGGTTTGCCAATCTTCCGAACCAGGTGCACCGAAAATCCGTGAAAAAGGGCTTCGAGTTTACGCTCATGGTTGTAG GTGAATCTGGATTGGGCAAGTCCACCTTAGTCAACAGCCTGTTCCTCACAGATCTTTACCCAGAGAGACACATACCCTCAGCACTTG AGAAAGTAAAGCAGACGGTGAAGATTGATGCCTCCACAGTTGAGATAGAAGAACGTGGAGTCAAACTGCGCCTCACAGTCGTAGACACACCGGGCTTTGGAGACTCACTCAACTCTATAGACTG TTTCAAGCCCATACTCCAGTATGTAGATGATCAGTTTGAGCGATACCTCAACGATGAGAGTGGGTTGAATCGTCGCCACATCATCGACAATCGCGTACACTGCTGCTTCTACTTCATCAACCCATCAGGGCACGG TTTACGGCCCCTGGATATTGCGTTCATGAAGGCCCTGCACAACAAGGTGAACATTGTCCCAGTGCTGGCCAAGGCAGACACACTCACCAAGAAGGAGGTCCTCAACCAGAAAACTAAG ATCCTGAATCAGATAGAGCAGTACGGTATCACCCTGTACCCGCTCCCAGactgtgatgatgatgaggatgaggactATAAGGAACAGTGCAAGCAGCTCAAG GAAGCTGTGCCATTTGCGGTGGTGGGCTCGAACACGATCATCGAGGTGAAGGGGAAGAAGGTGCGAGGTCGCATGTACCCCTGGGGCGTGGTGGAGGTGGAGAATCCAGAACACTGTGACTTCATCAAGCTGAGGACCATGCTCAT TACGCACATGCAGGATCTCCAGGAAGTGACGCAGGAGGTGCACTACGAGAACTTCCGCGCAGAGAGACTTGCATCTGGACAACCCATGCCATCAAAGAAGGCCAG TTCTCGACGCCAACAACCCTCCGCGCAGACAGA